A region of Sesamum indicum cultivar Zhongzhi No. 13 linkage group LG7, S_indicum_v1.0, whole genome shotgun sequence DNA encodes the following proteins:
- the LOC105166916 gene encoding ATP-dependent zinc metalloprotease FTSH 11, chloroplastic/mitochondrial-like — protein sequence KSRKKLILEVYYEYSTSGFSVLQASDPSIKPSFSLSKATPFQCFPPVVFLQKNKRKVKRFGFDQAQTSTPSFFLHVGFRKSKFSYETSVSGEAESVVKNGDAKERLPIMVFLIGVFARLKTGLENILYSDWFSWWPFWRQEKRLERLIADADANPKDAAKQSALLAELNKHSPESVIQRFEQGVHAVDSTGVVEYLRALVATNAIAEYLPDEQSGRPSSLPSLLQELKQRASGNMDEPLLSPGVSEKQPLHVVMVDPKVSNRSSRFAQEVISTILFTVAVGLMWVIGTAALQKYIGGLGGIGTPGVGSSSSYAPKDLNKEIVPEKNVKTFKDVKGCDDAKQELEEVVEYLKNPSKFTRLGGKLPKGILLTGSPGTGKTLLAKAIAGEAGVPFFYRAGSEFEEMFVGVGARRVRSLFQAAKKKAPCIIFIDEIDAIGSTRSQWEGHTKKTLHQLLVEMDGFEQNEGIIVMAATNLPDILDPALIRPGRFDRHIVVPDPDVRGRREILELYLQDKPLANDVDINSIARGTPGFNGADLANLVNIAAVKAAVEGADKLTATQLEFAKDRIMMGTERKTMFVSEESKKLTAYHESGHAIVALNTEGAHPIHKATIMPHGSALGMVTQLPSSDETSISKKELLAHLDVCMGGRVAEELIFGEDHITTGASSDLDTATKLAQYMVTTCGMSDAIGPVHFKERPGSEMQSRIDAEVVKLLRDAYNRVKALLKKHEKALHALANALLEYETLTAEEIKRLLLPCTEGQLFEADDQQQVEEELVLAYPG from the exons AAATCTCgcaaaaaattgattcttgaAGTTTACTATGAGTATAGCACTTCAGGCTTCTCTGTTTTGCAGGCCAGCGATCCCTCAATTAAACCCTCCTTCTCTCTATCTAAAGCCACGCCTTTCCAGTGTTTTCCCCCAGTTGTGTTTCTCCAGAAGAATAAACGGAAGGTTAAGCGGTTCGGCTTTGATCAAGCCCAGACTTCGACGCCATCGTTTTTCCTGCACGTTGGATTCAGAAAAAGTAAATTCAGCTA CGAAACCTCCGTCAGCGGAGAGGCCGAGAGCGTGGTGAAGAATGGGGATGCGAAAGAAAGGTTGCCGATAATGGTGTTTTTGATAGGAGTCTTTGCGAGGTTGAAAACTGGGTTGGAGAATATACTGTATTCGGATTGGTTCAGTTGGTGGCCGTTTTGGAGGCAGGAGAAGCGGTTGGAGCGGTTGATTGCGGATGCTGATGCTAATCCCAAAGATGCTGCTAAGCAGAGTGCGCTTTTGGCTGAGCTTAATAAGCATAG CCCTGAGTCTGTGATTCAGCGTTTCGAACAAGGGGTGCATGCTGTAGATAGTACAGGAGTAGTGGAATATCTTCGAGCTCTAGTTGCTACTAATGCAATTGCTGAATATTTGCCGGATGAGCAATCTGGAAGGCCTTCTAGTCTTCCTTCCTTG TTGCAAGAGTTAAAACAACGTGCATCAGGGAACATGGATGAGCCTCTTTTGAGCCCAGGTGTGTCTGAGAAACAGCCATTGCATGTTGTGATG GTGGACCCAAAAGTGTCGAACAGATCGTCACGCTTTGCTCAAGAAGTCATATCAACTATCTTGTTCACTGTTGCTGTTGGTCTGATGTG GGTAATAGGTACAGCTGCACTTCAGAAGTATATTGGTGGCTTAGGTGGGATAGGAACTCCTGGAGTTGGTTCAAGTTCTTCTTATGCCCCAAAAGACTTGAACAAAGAAATTGTGCCAGAGAAG AATGTTAAGACGTTTAAAGATGTCAAAGGTTGTGATGATGCTAAACAAGAGCTTGAGGAGGTTGTTGAGTATCTAAAAAATCCTTCAAAGTTCACTCGATTAGGGGGGAAATTACCTAAG GGAATTCTTCTGACTGGATCGCCTGGAACAGGGAAAACTTTGCTGGCCAAG GCCATAGCGGGAGAGGCTGGGGTTCCTTTCTTTTACCGAGCTGGCtctgaatttgaagaaat GTTTGTTGGGGTTGGTGCTCGGCGTGTGAGATCCTTGTTTCAAGCGgctaaaaaaaag GCTCCATGcatcatttttattgatgaaattgatgCTATTGGGTCAACACGGAGCCAGTGGGAAGGTCATACGAAGAAAACGCTGCATCAGTTACTCGTGGAAATGGATGGGTTCGAACAGAATGAG GGTATTATTGTAATGGCTGCAACCAACTTGCCTGATATACTTGATCCAGCTTTGATAAGACCTGGTAGATTTGACAGGCAT ATCGTTGTTCCTGATCCAGATGTCCGGGGCCGTCGGGAGATCTTGGAGCTTTATTTACAAGATAAACCTTTGGCAAATGATGTTGATATAAACTCAATTGCTCGTGGCACTCCAGGATTCAATGGGGCAG ATCttgcaaatttagtgaatattGCTGCTGTTAAGGCTGCTGTAGAAGGAGCTGACAAGTTGACTGCCACACAGCTAGAGTTTGCCAAAGACAGGATAATGATGGGAACAGAAAGAAAGACGATGTTTGTATCAGAAGAATCCAAGAAG CTCACAGCATATCATGAGAGTGGCCATGCTATTGTGGCCTTGAACACCGAAGGTGCACATCCAATTCACAAGGCAACAATCATGCCCCATGGATCTGCTTTGGGCATGGTTACTCAGCTTCCTTCTAGCGACGAGACGTCAATCAGCAAGAAGGAACTATTGGCACACCTTGATGTTTGTATGGGAGGAAGAGTAGCTGAAGAGCTTATCTTTGGCGAGGACCACATTACTACTGGAGCAAGTAGCGATCTTGACACAGCTACTAAGCTTGCTCAATATATG GTAACAACATGTGGGATGAGTGATGCAATTGGCCCTGTTCATTTTAAAGAAAGACCTGGTTCAGAAATGCAATCCCGTATAGATGCTGAA GTGGTCAAACTGTTGCGGGACGCTTATAATCGTGTTAAAGCCCTGCTGAAAAAG CATGAGAAGGCATTACATGCTCTGGCAAACGCACTCTTGGAGTACGAGACCCTCACTGCAGAAGAAATCAAGCGCCTACTTCTTCCTTGTACTGAGGGGCAGTTATTTGAAGCCGACGATCAGCAACAGGTGGAAGAGGAGCTTGTACTGGCTTACCCAGGATGA